The DNA segment TGAATCTCGTTCGCTTCTTCTTGCGTTAAATTCTTTATCCCTTGTTTCAAAGGTTCAAAGTGATATTTAATTAAGCAGCCCTTTCCTTCTTCATTCACCCAGCGGTAAGTATTAACCCCTGAACCTTGCATTTGTCTATAATTAGCTGGAATCCCCCAAGGTGAGAACAAATACGTGATCATATTCATCGCCTCAGGTGTATTACTGATAAAATCAAATATACGCTCACTATCTTGAATATTTGTAACAGGGTCGGGCTTAAAAGCATGAATTAAATCAGGAAATTTCATCGCATCTCTAATGAAAAACACTTTTAAATTGTTCCCAACCAGATCCCAATTTCCATCTTCAGTATAAAATTTCACCGCAAATCCTCGCGGGTCACGTAACGTTTCCGGGGAACCTTGCTGATGAGTGACCGTTGAGAAACGTACAAGGACAGGTGTTCGTTTTCCAGCATCTGAGAAAACCTTCGCCCTTGTGTACTTTTCCACAGGCTCATCTCCAGCTTTTCCGTATGTTTCAAAGTAGCCATGGGCTCCTGTCCCACGAGCATGAACGACTCGTTCTGGCACACGTTCTCTATCAAAGTGTGAAATTTTCTCAATAAAATCATAATTCTCTAGCGTTGAGGGACCTCTGTTTCCAACTGTTCTCAAGTTTTGGTTATTTCTAACCGGATGTCCTTGTCTAGTTGTTAGTGTGTTTTCGTTTTCCTCTTCTGAAAAACGTTTGTCCTTAGCGCCTTCCTGCCCTTGCTTCATGTTGTCTCTATCCAATACAAAAAACCTCCCTGGAAAATAGTACAATTATACGTTGCTCTTAAGAAGGATTTTTATTCCACTTATTATATAATTTGTTTGTTTCTTATACTCACAACACACTGGTACCTATTGAAATTTGCGAGACAACAACAAAACCCATAATTTGGATGACCTGAGGTGGGTTTATTTTCCAAAACATATTCAAAATAGAAACTACTTCTTTTTTTGCTTTTAAAGAGTTCGTATGTTTTAAGATTCTATCTCAATAATCAAAATAGCTATCAACGAAATCTCCATCAAAAAGTTGACGAACGACAACGTCGACCCTAGCACGTCCTGTGCGTCGTAAGAAGTTCGAGGCGAGACAGTTTTGAGGACCACAGCGTATGCTTTTCCTACGTGAGGACCGGAAAAACCGAGCAACGAAGAAATGCGCCGTTTATCATTTGGTGCCTTTTTGAACATTCTCTATTAGAGTAATATGAACACTTTTTCTCATTGCAGACTTTTAAAAACCTTAAATCTAATAAACTAAACAAGCTGTAACCGGAACATATATATTCCGGTTACAGCCCTTCATCACTCACTATTAAATAAACATACTGATTGTCAACGAAACTCCAAATCCAACCAAGGCAATGATCGTTTCCATAACCGTCCAAGATTTCAATGTGTCTTTCTCAGACAAACCAAAGAATCGGCTGACCATCCAGAAGCCTGAGTCGTTCACATGTGAGGCAATGGTTGCCCCTGATGCAATGGTAATAACGAGCAAGGCCAGCATTGGGCCGCCGATACCAAGTGTATCGATCACCGGTGCGATTAAACTGGCTGCCGTAACCATCGCAACCGTCGCGGAACCTTGCGCAATACGGACGGCTGAAGCAACTAGGAAAGCAAAGACGAGGATCGGCATGTTCAGATCACTCATCGTATTTGCCAATACATCTCCAATCCCGGTTTCAACTAACACTTGACCGAAGACGCCACCTGCACCAGTAATTAAAATAATAATCCCCGCAGGTTCAAGAGATTTCGTTGCGATGTCCTGAATCTCTTCCTTAGAGTAACCGCGTCGTGTGCCCAGTAAATAAAAGGTTAGCAAGGCCGTGATCGTCAGTGCAACACCTGGGTTCCCGATAAACGTCACGATTGTTCGCAGTGTACTGCCCTCATCAAGTAGCACACCGGCAAATGTATTTAATAGAATAAGAAAAAGCGGCAATAAGATAAGGGTAGCAATCATGCCGAAACTTGGAAGCTCTTTATCATATTTCTTGTCTTTGGCTTCTTCAGCCATGTTCTTCAACATCACTGTCGGCACTTCAACGTGAATCTTTTTAGAAATATAAGTACCGAAGATAGGACCAGCAATAATCGCTGCCGGAATCCCCGCAAGCAAACCAAATAGGATCACCCAGCCAATGTTTGCTCCTAATAATGAAGCAACAGCGATCGGCCCGGGTGTCGGCGGCACAAAGCTGTGTGTAACCGCTAAACCAGCAAGCAATGGGATACCATAGAATAGCAATGATTTCCCAGTTCTCTGTGTCAAACTGTATAAAATCGGCACTAAAATAACAAAAGCAACATCAAGAAAGACAGGAATAGAAATGATAAATCCAGTTAGGACAAGCGCCCAGTTTACACGTTTTTCACCAAATTTGTCCATCAGTGTCATCGCTAATCGCTCAGCACCACCGGAGACTTTCAATATTTCCCCAAACATGGCACCGATACCAATGATGACCGCAATCTCTCCTACGGTTCCTCCCATGCCATCCTGTACGGCTGTAAAAATTTCCGTAGGGCTCATCCCAGCCAAAAGACCAATGATGTAACTAACAACAATTAATGCAATAAACGCTTGCAATTTTACGCGGATAACGAGAAATAACAATAACGCAACCCCGAAAGCAGCGAGCAAAATTAACCCTGTTGTAGACATTTTAATTTTTCCCCTCCATTTTTTTAAACTATATCAAAAACGCTTTCACCAAACTCTGTAACATACTTCAAGCATTGAACATAGCTATTCTCTACCACTCCGCTACTGTGCCATCAGCATGACGCCAGATCGGATTTTTCCATTGGTGGCCTTCTTTGGAAGCTTGCTTTACACGGTCTTCATTAATTTCGATGCCAAGACCGGCTCCTTTTGGCATTTTGACTGCTCCTGATTGATATTCAAACACCGTTGGATCAACAAGATAATCAAGCAAGTCGCTGCCTTTATTGTAATGAATGCCAAGGCTTTGTTCCTGAATAATG comes from the Halobacillus shinanisalinarum genome and includes:
- a CDS encoding GntP family permease — protein: MSTTGLILLAAFGVALLLFLVIRVKLQAFIALIVVSYIIGLLAGMSPTEIFTAVQDGMGGTVGEIAVIIGIGAMFGEILKVSGGAERLAMTLMDKFGEKRVNWALVLTGFIISIPVFLDVAFVILVPILYSLTQRTGKSLLFYGIPLLAGLAVTHSFVPPTPGPIAVASLLGANIGWVILFGLLAGIPAAIIAGPIFGTYISKKIHVEVPTVMLKNMAEEAKDKKYDKELPSFGMIATLILLPLFLILLNTFAGVLLDEGSTLRTIVTFIGNPGVALTITALLTFYLLGTRRGYSKEEIQDIATKSLEPAGIIILITGAGGVFGQVLVETGIGDVLANTMSDLNMPILVFAFLVASAVRIAQGSATVAMVTAASLIAPVIDTLGIGGPMLALLVITIASGATIASHVNDSGFWMVSRFFGLSEKDTLKSWTVMETIIALVGFGVSLTISMFI